AAAAATCGTCGGCAAACAAAGACACTTCGCCCAGTGGGCCCGGTCGCGAGTTCACCATTGACGAACTGGCCCGCACGGCCAACACCACGGTTCGCAATGTGCGCGCCTACCAGGACAGGGGGCTGCTGGCACCACCAGAGAAACGTGGCCGAGTGGGCTTCTACAATGAGGACCACCTTTCACGCCTGAAACTGGTGGGCCAAATGCTGGGCCGTGGCTATACCCTGAACAACATTCAGGAAATGCTGGATGCGATCGACAAAGGCTACGACCTTCGGCAACTGCTGGGTTTAACGCACGCCATCACCAGCCCGTGGACCGATGAAATTCCGAAAAACTTCAATCCGGTTCATTTGGCCACCATGTTCGGGACCAATCTCAGCAGGGGCGCCTTGGCCAAAACCATTGAACTGGGTTTGCTGGAACCTGACGGCCTGCGCTACCGCGCACCCAGTCCGAAAATTCTGCATGCTGGCGCGGAAATGGCTAGTGAGGGCATTCCCCTGCTGGACTTGCTCGAATTGATCGATTCCCTGCGGGGGCACCTGGAAAGTTTTTGTGACCAAGCGGTGTCACTGTTCGTCAAGGAACTGGACCAGTATGGCGATAACCTTCCACCCAAGGAAGAGTTGCCGAGGTTGGCTCAGCTGATCTGGAAAATACGGCCTTTGGCCATGACTGCAATTGAGTCTGAGGTGTCTCGGGCGCTTCAAAAATCGGCAAGCAAATTCGTCAATGACCGCATTGTCGGCTTGATTGACAAGATGGCCGAGGAAATGCCAAACACCTTGGGCCAACAAGCCGAATCCTGGGTGCCCCCTCCCGAATCAACCGAGTCCCAGGACAAAGACAAAAAATCTTGACCCGTGGTCAGAGCAAAACCAGCAGCCGATTGGATGATTGTGTAGACCTGTAGGCGAAGCGCCTTGACACGGCCCTTATCAGGGCTAGCCCCATACCGCCCTCGGGCAGCTCGCTCAGGCTGAAATCCTGCTGAAACGATTCAACATTGCGCATGTTGTCCAGCACTGCCGCCGGTATTCTGCTGCCATGGTCTTCGACCAGCACTGCGATGCCGTGTTGAAATGCAGCCACGATCAAACCCAAAGGCGCCGGCTGCAGGTCTTTGAAGCCGTGCACCATGACATTGGTCATGGCTTCAGACACCACCAGGTCAGCGTTGTAGCAAAGGTCCTCGGCATACGCCAGCCCCTCGACAAAGGTACGAACCGCTTCACTCATACGCCCGATATTCAAGGTATCAGCAACCACGCTGAAAGCCAGGCTATCGAGGTATTGCCCCAGGTCCAGGGGTGGGTTGTCTGCTGAAAACTCGTCATCTGCCGATTGACCCAAAGCACGGACTTCCCGAAGCAAGGTTCTGAGTTGCTCATCAGAAAACGTGCAAAGCACTGGCTCGAAACTTTCCCGCCATTGAATTCCCAGCAAGGCGAGATCGCCGGATGGCATTTGAGTTTGGCGGGAAGGTGATAGCAGGCGCGAAAACTCTTTGCCCAAGACATTGGGCCCTTGTTCATCCACCAGAATGTCATTGGCCCAAGCGTTGAAGTCAGAAATTCCGAATGCTTCGGAACAATCCTGCGAATAGAAGAAAAGCCTGCTACCGGGGCGAATGACGTCCTGATAGACCACGTGGCCTTTTCTCAACTCACCCGGATTCAGCTTGGGGAGTACAACATGCAGGGGCGAGAGTCCAGGCTGGGCAAGCACCATGGACCAGGCGCCGATACCGGCCACCAGCAAGGTACCTTGATCCAGGTTCATCAATCCGTAAAGCAGATCAAACTCTGGCGCTGCATCATCCAGCGCAGGAGAGATGCTGGACAATTGAGCGAGTACCTGCTCGGGACTGGCGAGGTAACGGCGAACCTTCGCGCTGGTTTCCTCAACAGGAAACAGCACGCGCGTGGCACGGGCCATTGAAAACCAGCGCGCAAGGGCCATGGTTTGAAGGGCAGTGGCCGTGTCTTCCCCCGGCATCGAAATCATGAAAAAGCCATGTTCGTTGCTTTGGGTTTGCAACAGGCCCATCTGCTTTCCACACACATAACCCTTGGGTTGATACAGTGTTTGAACTGCGCAGGGCCAGGGTTCAACCCGGCTCTTGGGTAACAACGCGCGTTGAATTCTTGATACTTCACGCATGTCACGCTGCAGGGCTTCATACAATTGGCTGAGCTCGGTGTGCCTGCGCTCTAACCCAGTGTGAAGGTCAGCGATCCGTTCCGCTGTTTTGAGACGAACCTTGAGCTCACTGGGGTTGACCGGCTTGGTCATGAAGTCGTCTGCGCCCACCCGCAGGCTGTGCAACAAATCATCGCGAGAAGCGTAACCGGTGATCATGATGATGTAGGTATAGGCGTTGCCCCGTTGAGCACTCACCTGCTCGCAAAGCTCGATTCCGCTCATGCCGGGCATGTCCCAGTCTGTAAGTACAAAATCGGGCTGTTCGCTCTCGATCAAGGCCAGCGCATCGTGGCCATTTTTGGCGGAATGCACCTTGTAGCCCCAACTGTTGAGCATGGCCTCAAAGATACGCAGAAAACTGCGCGAGTCGTCCACAATCACAATGGACTTGGCGGCGGACAAGGGAATTGGACTCAATTCACCGCTCGATTGATTGCCCTGCACACCTTGCAAGCGAAATACAGGCTCAGGTAACTGTCGATCAACGTCTGTGTGTACATGTTGATCCAGCAAACCCGGCCGGGGCGCAATCATCAGGATGGAAACATCGTCCTCAAACCCTTTTTGCTGTACGACCGGGCCTCCCCACTTCTCCACAGTCCAGCGGATACATTCAGGCAAATCTGCACAACGCCCAAGTCGAACCTGCTCTGTTATGCACTGGAGAAGCCGCTCTTCCCCAAATGATTCAGCGCTGGAGGACAACACCTCTGTAACTCCATCAGAGTAGAGAACAAGGGCTTCATCCTCGCCGAGTGTCAGCTCGATGTCTTCAAAATCATCAAAGTCGAATAGACCAACCGGGTACCCTCCTTGACCCAATACCTGAACACCGCCCTGGCCTGTCAACAAGATGGGCGAAGGGTGCCCAGCCTGGCAAAGGGAAATCTGACGTGTTGCGGTGTTGAAGATGCCGTAAATCATGGTGAAATACGACAGGTCCGACTCGGTTTGCTGGAAAAGTCGATTCAGCCGGGCCACCACATCCCTGGGACGGGAAACCGCACGGATGCCATCTGCACCAACCGAACTTTCCAGTACGAGGCTTGAGCTGGAGTTGTCAGCAAACATTTGTACCAGTTGCATCGACTTCACGGCGGCCGGAATACCATGCCCCGACACATCCAGCAGATAAAAGCCATACACATCAGGCTGCAGTTCGAAAACATGCAAATGGTCGCCGGAAACATATTTCGACGGTACAGACAACCACTGATAATTCAAGCCGGCAAAGGGACTTTCGGGTTCGGGAAGGTAACTGCGTTGGAGGCTGGACACTGCCCTGAGGTCTTGAGCAATCACATCGTGAGCCCGAGAGAGCTCGTCGGTTTTGCGGGCCAGCTGGGCCTGCAACTCAATTCGACGAACAGCCGATTGGAGACGGGCTTCAAGTTCACTGCCATCAACCGGCTTGGCGAGCACGTCGTCTGCACCAGCGTCGAGTGCCTTGATCAGGAACTCCTCATCATTCTGGGCTGACATCAAGATGATGTAGGTATATTGCCCCAGATTCAGGTTGCGCAGGGTCAGACACAATTCCGTACCTTGCATTTCCGGCATTTGCCAATCGGCCAGCACCAACTGGATTTTCTTTTGCTGAATCAGCTCAATGGCCTGTTGTCCGCTTTCCGCGAATTCCACCGGGTAACCCCACTTGGCCACCATGTGGACAAACAGGTTGCGCTCGACCACCGAATCATCAACTACCAGAATTCGAGGCAGGGATTTACCAGGGTCATTGGCCTGCACGCTGTCTCAGGCCTGCTGAAAAAAGGCGATTGCTTTGGGCATGTCGTCCAGCAAAGAAAACTGACGATCCATGCGAGACAACTCGAACATCATTCGAACTGATTTGTTCATGCCAATCAATGTCAATTTACCCTGGTTGTTGCTGATGTTTTTGAGCAAGGCGACCAGCGATCCGAGACCACCAGAATCGACCAGCTTCACGGCAGAAATATCAAGGGCGAATTTTTTACTGGTTTCTAACTTTGAAACCACAGCGTTCCGTATGATTGTGCCCACGGCGCTGTCGAGACGGACCGCTTCGACCTTCAATACAAACACATCGCCGATGTCTTCTGTTGAAACCATTTAACCCACCCTAAACTTATAGATCTCTCACACAAAAAGTGCGACTTTTACGACACTTTATTTAATAATTGATCAAATAAAGCGCTATGACTGGAGCATATACAAAACCTTGGTATAGCGTGACAATGAATGTGGAATAATTCCCACAAGAAACAGAAAAACCCGCAAACGGGTTTACTCAAGTTTGCAACTCAAAGTTCATGTACCCCTTATCTTATTACCAAGCCCAGCGATGATCCAATATATGAAACACACTTTATCAATTGCCATTTGCGTGTTTTGTTTGACGGGTCACGCCCAGCTGCCCGTGCCACCGGTCCAACAGACCCAAGCCGCACGCGCGGAAAGTGCGGGTACCGAGAAGCAGCGAACGCTGACTTTTTCAGAAATGGGGCAATCTCGCGGTGTCCGTCTCACGGGTACAAACCGTTTGATCGATTTGAATTCGGGTATTCGCTTGGACGAATTGGTGACGCGGGCCAGCCTGAACCTGAAGGTTCTTTACCCGCAGGGCATGCGGCACGACCAGTCATTCATTCGCGTGTATGTGAACGACCAGTTGTCTGCGTTGAGCCAACTCAGCGCAAGCCGGGCAGGTATCAGCCACAACATGACGCTTGAACTGGACCCCACGCTGTTTTCCGATTTCGCAACCATCCGGATCGAATACGACGGCACCTATGACACCGAGTGTGTGGACCCAGGCAATCCGACTCTGCGTGTGGACATTCGACCTGAAAGCACCCTGACGATTGTCTCCACGCCTCTAAACCTGGTGAACGACCTGGCTCTGTTGCCGGCGCC
The nucleotide sequence above comes from Limnobacter thiooxidans. Encoded proteins:
- a CDS encoding MerR family transcriptional regulator, with the translated sequence MVSFRFKKSSANKDTSPSGPGREFTIDELARTANTTVRNVRAYQDRGLLAPPEKRGRVGFYNEDHLSRLKLVGQMLGRGYTLNNIQEMLDAIDKGYDLRQLLGLTHAITSPWTDEIPKNFNPVHLATMFGTNLSRGALAKTIELGLLEPDGLRYRAPSPKILHAGAEMASEGIPLLDLLELIDSLRGHLESFCDQAVSLFVKELDQYGDNLPPKEELPRLAQLIWKIRPLAMTAIESEVSRALQKSASKFVNDRIVGLIDKMAEEMPNTLGQQAESWVPPPESTESQDKDKKS
- a CDS encoding response regulator, yielding MQANDPGKSLPRILVVDDSVVERNLFVHMVAKWGYPVEFAESGQQAIELIQQKKIQLVLADWQMPEMQGTELCLTLRNLNLGQYTYIILMSAQNDEEFLIKALDAGADDVLAKPVDGSELEARLQSAVRRIELQAQLARKTDELSRAHDVIAQDLRAVSSLQRSYLPEPESPFAGLNYQWLSVPSKYVSGDHLHVFELQPDVYGFYLLDVSGHGIPAAVKSMQLVQMFADNSSSSLVLESSVGADGIRAVSRPRDVVARLNRLFQQTESDLSYFTMIYGIFNTATRQISLCQAGHPSPILLTGQGGVQVLGQGGYPVGLFDFDDFEDIELTLGEDEALVLYSDGVTEVLSSSAESFGEERLLQCITEQVRLGRCADLPECIRWTVEKWGGPVVQQKGFEDDVSILMIAPRPGLLDQHVHTDVDRQLPEPVFRLQGVQGNQSSGELSPIPLSAAKSIVIVDDSRSFLRIFEAMLNSWGYKVHSAKNGHDALALIESEQPDFVLTDWDMPGMSGIELCEQVSAQRGNAYTYIIMITGYASRDDLLHSLRVGADDFMTKPVNPSELKVRLKTAERIADLHTGLERRHTELSQLYEALQRDMREVSRIQRALLPKSRVEPWPCAVQTLYQPKGYVCGKQMGLLQTQSNEHGFFMISMPGEDTATALQTMALARWFSMARATRVLFPVEETSAKVRRYLASPEQVLAQLSSISPALDDAAPEFDLLYGLMNLDQGTLLVAGIGAWSMVLAQPGLSPLHVVLPKLNPGELRKGHVVYQDVIRPGSRLFFYSQDCSEAFGISDFNAWANDILVDEQGPNVLGKEFSRLLSPSRQTQMPSGDLALLGIQWRESFEPVLCTFSDEQLRTLLREVRALGQSADDEFSADNPPLDLGQYLDSLAFSVVADTLNIGRMSEAVRTFVEGLAYAEDLCYNADLVVSEAMTNVMVHGFKDLQPAPLGLIVAAFQHGIAVLVEDHGSRIPAAVLDNMRNVESFQQDFSLSELPEGGMGLALIRAVSRRFAYRSTQSSNRLLVLL
- a CDS encoding STAS domain-containing protein: MVSTEDIGDVFVLKVEAVRLDSAVGTIIRNAVVSKLETSKKFALDISAVKLVDSGGLGSLVALLKNISNNQGKLTLIGMNKSVRMMFELSRMDRQFSLLDDMPKAIAFFQQA